The Malus domestica chromosome 10, GDT2T_hap1 genome contains a region encoding:
- the LIS gene encoding (3S,6E)-nerolidol synthase 1-like (The RefSeq protein has 6 substitutions compared to this genomic sequence) yields MEFSISQSSFATSSSTPAAPEHLSSQKWSIPEDHSLLSTPLKPLNSKTKYTSSKDGIICFQNEQKLDDLRHALIKVGGEAVESLDMIDAVQRLGLDYHFEEEIDQILQKQHIISSTTAHGAHHPTDLHEVALRFRLLRQHGYFVSDDVFNNFKNREGNFNQMLREDIKGLMSLYEASQLSIEGEVVLEEAGKFSGHFLNSSLSHLDHHQARVVGNTLRNPHHKSLAPFMAKNFFVSSFQGTNNRWLNILQTVAKTDLNMVQSLHQKEVAQVSKWWKELGLCKELKFARDQPIKWYIWSMACLTNPNLSDERIELTKPISFIYLIDDIFDVYGTLDELTLFTEVVNRWEIGSIEHLPDYMKICFKALYDMTNEISCKVYQKHGWNPLHSLKKTWASLCNAFLVEAKWFKSGHLPMAEEYLKNGIISSGVNVVMVHIFFLLGEGITNQSVEFLNGTPAIISSTAAILRLWDDLGSAKDENQDGDDGSYVKLYLNEHQGKTMEEAQEHVTNMISEEWKKLNKELVSPNPLPAAFTKASLNLARMVPLMYSYDDNQCLPSLDEYMKSMLHA; encoded by the exons ATGGAATTTTCTATTTCCCAGTCCTCCTTTGCGACCTCGTCTTCTACTCCAGCTGCTCCGGAATACCTTAGTTCTCAAAAATGGAGCATCCCCGAAGATAACAGTTTGCTTTCTACTCCCTTAAAACCGCTTAACTCCAAAACGAAGTATACTTCATCTAAG GATGGCATAATTTGTTTCCAGAATGAACAAAAACTGGACGACTTAAGGCATGCATTGATAAAAGTGGGAGGAGAAGCAGTTGAAAGTTTGGACATGATCGATGCGGTTCAACGGCTAGGTCTAGACTACCACTTTGAAGAAGAAATTGACCAAATTCTCCAAAAGCAACATATAATATCTAGTACTACTGCTCATGGTGCTCACCATCCCACCGACCTACATGAAGTCGCTCTCCGCTTTCGACTACTCAGGCAGCATGGTTACTTCGTCTCTGATG ATGTGTTTAACAACTTCAAGAACAGAGAAGGAAATTTCAATCAAATGTTAAGGGAAGACATCAAGGGGTTGATGAGTTTGTATGAAGCTTCACAGCTAAGTATAGAGGGTGAAGTTGTACTTGAAGAAGCTGGAAAGTTTAGTGGCCATTTCCTAAATTCATCACTGTCACATCTCGATCATCACCAGGCCAGAGTTGTTGGAAACACATTGAGAAATCCTCATCACAAAAGCTTGGCCCCATTCATGGCCAAGAACTTTTTTGTCTCTAGCTTCCAAGGAACAAATAATAGATGGCTAAATATATTACAAACTGTAGCAAAAACAGATTTAAATATGGTCCAGTCCCTTCACCAGAAAGAAGTTGCTCAAGTTTCCAA atggtggaaAGAGCTGGGATTGTGTAAGGAGTTGAAGTTTGCAAGAGACCAACCTATTAAATGGTACATTTGGTCCATGGCTTGCCTAACAAATCCAAACTTGTCAGATGAGAGGATTGAGCTCACAAAACCTATCTCatttatctatttgattgatgacATTTTTGACGTTTACGGGACGCTTGATGAACTCACTCTTTTCACGGAGGTTGTCAATAG ATGGGAAATTGGTTCTATAGAGCACTTACCGGACTACATGAAGATATGCTTCAAGGCTCTTTACGATATGACGAATGAAATCAGCTGTAAGATCTATCAAAGGCACGGATGGAACTCGTTGCATTCGCTAAAGAAGacg TGGGCTAGTCTGTGCAATGCATTTTTAGTGGAAGCAAAATGGTTCAAATCTGGGCACTTGCCTAGGGCTGAAGAGTACTTGAAGAATGGAATTATTTCTTCTGGGGTGAATGTGGTGATGGTCCACATTTTCTTTCTGTTGGGTGAAGGTATAACCAATCAAAGTGTGGAGTTCTTGAATGGCACTCCAGCCATTATATCTTCAACGGCAGCAATTCTTCGGCTTTGGGACGACTTGGGAAGTGCCAAG GATGAGAATCAAGATGGGGACGACGGGTCATATGTAAAGTTGTATTTAAATGAACATCAAGGCAAGACCATGGAGGAAGCACAAGAACATGTTACAAATATGATTTCAGAAGAATGGAAGAAGCTGAACAAAGAATTGGTGTCTCCTAATCCACTTCCCGCGGCATTCACAAAGGCTTCCCTAAATCTCGCAAGAATGGTGCCATTGATGTACAGCTACGACGACAACCAGTGCCTTCCATCTCTTGACGAGTACATGAAATCGATGCTTCATGCATGA